In Colwellia sp. M166, a genomic segment contains:
- a CDS encoding siroheme synthase, whose product MKYFPIYLDANYINAMIIGGGEVAARKIDLLLKSTTNITIMSETLNSSVERLVNLHQLTWLKHNYQLGHLNNYNIVIAATDSSEVNSAVAAESKQLKILTNVVDQPELCNYITPAIIDRNPMIIAMSSSGSAPILLRMLREQIEKTLPYGYGKLAEFSFKFRDHVKARVKSIRDRRTFWERTLRGSIGAAILAGETTSAEQQLIASLKAQVPPPSGEIVFIHTGDGNPDNLTLNAHREMQFADAVFYDQEVNTDIIEYIRRDASKFPQDISSSILINVQHALDLAEKGEKVIYLLHGVLELPSNKTLAESAITKKHIYSGT is encoded by the coding sequence ATGAAGTATTTTCCTATTTATCTAGACGCCAATTATATCAACGCCATGATAATAGGTGGCGGTGAAGTTGCCGCCCGTAAAATAGACTTGTTATTAAAGTCGACAACAAACATCACCATAATGTCTGAAACGCTTAATAGTAGTGTCGAACGTTTAGTCAATTTGCATCAATTAACTTGGCTTAAGCACAACTATCAACTGGGCCATCTCAATAATTATAATATTGTTATTGCCGCCACTGATAGCAGTGAAGTTAATAGCGCTGTCGCAGCAGAAAGTAAGCAGTTAAAAATCTTAACCAATGTTGTCGACCAACCTGAGCTTTGTAACTATATAACGCCAGCGATTATTGATCGAAACCCAATGATTATTGCTATGTCGAGCTCTGGTAGCGCGCCTATTTTACTACGTATGCTACGAGAGCAAATCGAAAAAACCCTACCTTATGGTTATGGCAAGCTAGCCGAGTTTTCTTTTAAGTTTAGAGATCACGTCAAAGCACGAGTAAAAAGCATACGTGACCGTCGTACTTTTTGGGAGCGCACATTACGAGGTAGTATAGGTGCAGCTATTTTAGCTGGCGAAACAACCTCGGCTGAGCAACAATTAATTGCCAGCTTAAAAGCTCAAGTGCCACCGCCAAGTGGTGAAATAGTATTTATACACACAGGTGATGGTAATCCTGACAACCTGACCCTAAATGCGCACAGAGAAATGCAATTTGCCGATGCGGTTTTTTACGACCAAGAAGTCAACACCGATATCATTGAATACATCAGACGTGACGCCAGTAAGTTCCCTCAAGATATATCATCAAGTATTTTAATTAATGTACAACACGCGCTCGACTTAGCTGAAAAGGGTGAAAAAGTGATTTATTTACTGCACGGCGTATTAGAACTACCGAGCAATAAAACCTTAGCTGAAAGCGCCATTACTAAAAAGCATATTTATAGCGGCACTTAA
- the dusB gene encoding tRNA dihydrouridine synthase DusB, with protein MKIGPYTLASNTILAPMAGITDQPFRQLCCQMGAGLAVSEMMSSNPKVWNTGKSQRRMLHSEEAGIRSVQIAGSDPEELAFAAKFNADNGAQIIDINMGCPAKKVNKKLAGSALLKEPALVELIVKAVVNAVDIPVTLKIRTGWCENTRNGIEIANIAEYNGIQSLAVHGRTRNDFYKGDAEYDTIKAIKQAVNIPVIANGDVTCAEKAEQVLNYTGADAIMIGRGAQGRPWIFREINHFLKTGRHLSAPTTEEVRSILIGHVMELHKFYGEFMGLRFARKHVSWYMQTHEQGKSFRSIFNALESVTEQLDALTMYFDNLTLERV; from the coding sequence GTGAAGATAGGTCCATACACATTAGCAAGTAATACCATACTTGCACCCATGGCGGGAATTACCGATCAACCATTTCGACAATTATGTTGTCAGATGGGGGCAGGGTTAGCAGTATCAGAGATGATGTCATCTAATCCAAAAGTGTGGAATACCGGTAAATCTCAGCGTCGAATGTTGCACAGCGAAGAAGCAGGTATACGGTCGGTGCAAATTGCCGGTTCTGACCCTGAAGAATTAGCTTTTGCTGCAAAGTTTAATGCTGATAACGGCGCTCAAATTATTGATATCAATATGGGCTGCCCAGCTAAAAAGGTAAATAAAAAATTAGCAGGTTCAGCGTTATTGAAAGAACCTGCGTTAGTCGAGCTGATTGTTAAAGCTGTGGTTAATGCAGTAGATATTCCGGTAACGTTGAAAATTCGTACTGGCTGGTGTGAAAACACTCGCAACGGTATTGAAATAGCCAATATTGCTGAGTATAACGGAATACAATCACTTGCCGTGCATGGCCGTACACGTAACGACTTTTATAAAGGCGATGCAGAATACGATACCATTAAAGCAATCAAGCAAGCGGTGAATATTCCTGTTATTGCTAATGGTGATGTTACTTGTGCTGAAAAAGCAGAGCAAGTGCTGAATTACACCGGGGCTGATGCCATTATGATTGGTCGTGGTGCCCAAGGGAGACCTTGGATTTTTCGAGAAATTAATCATTTTTTGAAAACGGGTAGGCATTTGTCTGCTCCAACAACGGAAGAAGTTCGTTCAATTTTAATTGGGCATGTAATGGAATTACACAAATTTTACGGTGAATTTATGGGTCTGCGTTTTGCCCGTAAACATGTTTCTTGGTACATGCAAACGCATGAACAAGGAAAATCGTTTCGTTCTATTTTTAATGCACTTGAGTCAGTTACTGAACAACTCGACGCATTAACTATGTATTTTGATAATTTAACTTTA
- a CDS encoding putative 4-hydroxy-4-methyl-2-oxoglutarate aldolase, whose product MLDLLPDLFDNHADKLSLAQPIFNDYGGKKIFFGEIVTVSCYNDNSKVKELVATDGRNKVMVVDGKASITNALLGDMLAEQAVKNGWQAIVINGCIRDAGTIATLPLAVKAIGCCPIKTEKLGKGEINSIISFANLSFNPGQYIYGDSNGLAISKALLSF is encoded by the coding sequence ATGCTAGATTTACTGCCTGACTTATTTGATAACCATGCTGATAAACTTTCTTTAGCTCAACCTATTTTTAACGATTATGGCGGCAAGAAAATATTCTTTGGCGAGATAGTAACTGTCAGCTGTTATAACGATAATTCAAAAGTTAAAGAGCTTGTTGCCACTGATGGCCGCAATAAAGTCATGGTTGTTGATGGCAAAGCTAGCATCACTAATGCTTTGCTTGGTGATATGTTAGCTGAACAAGCGGTAAAAAATGGTTGGCAAGCTATTGTTATCAATGGCTGTATTCGTGATGCCGGCACTATCGCTACATTACCACTTGCTGTAAAGGCTATTGGCTGCTGTCCAATAAAAACTGAAAAGTTAGGAAAAGGTGAAATTAACAGTATTATTAGCTTTGCCAACCTAAGCTTTAATCCAGGTCAATATATTTATGGTGATAGTAATGGCTTAGCTATCAGTAAAGCACTATTATCTTTTTAA
- a CDS encoding HmuY family protein, which translates to MRLNKDLNQKFKLTSLALCVLLTACGGGGSSSEETTSEPTTPTTPTTPEPTTPTAPTQGDIIGPHSTGSTSEPVLVYYDLDAKAVVELATEEEAAANTVWDIAFKRTNIYLNQNSDNTITAYAMGNNSDFFDANGDPIAASFIAANADTELDDYLAVKTSDIPTDETLFIADVTANIIAGFYDYNSTTHVVSAADTKYFITDSDGAFTKFRATSITTAGRGIGQITLQTAYQGSSDVAFAPEQALVIDAALTCSGDVTAVYVDFDSNQEVTEADAWDISLPCAEDKTGASFEIKLADDATALQDFENSYDAIDPASAEFLGFKSSSYSENTFKSFTHNWYQYALNGGHLLWSQFDIYLIKTPTATHKLQITSYYDESVTSGNYSFRADEVTELVGEAANE; encoded by the coding sequence ATGAGACTTAATAAAGATTTAAACCAGAAATTCAAATTAACCAGCTTAGCACTGTGCGTTTTACTAACAGCTTGTGGTGGTGGCGGTAGTTCAAGTGAGGAAACCACATCTGAACCAACGACACCAACGACACCAACAACACCTGAACCAACGACTCCAACAGCACCAACGCAAGGTGATATTATTGGGCCACATAGCACTGGCAGTACTAGCGAGCCGGTATTGGTATATTACGATTTAGATGCTAAAGCCGTTGTTGAATTAGCGACAGAAGAAGAAGCTGCAGCAAACACGGTATGGGACATAGCCTTTAAACGTACCAACATTTATCTTAATCAAAACAGTGACAATACTATTACAGCCTATGCCATGGGTAATAATAGCGACTTTTTTGATGCCAATGGCGACCCTATCGCAGCAAGTTTCATTGCCGCCAATGCTGACACTGAGTTAGATGATTATTTAGCGGTAAAAACTAGCGATATACCAACCGATGAAACCTTGTTCATCGCTGATGTTACCGCAAATATTATTGCAGGTTTCTACGACTACAATTCGACAACACATGTGGTTAGTGCCGCTGATACCAAATACTTCATTACTGATTCAGACGGTGCCTTTACTAAATTTAGAGCAACAAGCATTACCACTGCAGGTCGAGGCATAGGCCAAATAACTTTACAGACTGCTTATCAAGGTAGCAGTGACGTTGCTTTTGCCCCTGAGCAAGCGCTTGTTATAGACGCCGCATTAACTTGTTCAGGCGACGTAACCGCGGTGTATGTTGATTTTGATAGCAATCAAGAAGTGACCGAAGCTGATGCTTGGGATATTAGCCTACCTTGTGCTGAAGATAAGACTGGCGCAAGTTTCGAAATTAAGCTTGCTGATGATGCCACAGCATTACAAGATTTCGAAAACAGCTATGACGCTATTGATCCTGCTTCAGCCGAGTTTTTAGGTTTTAAAAGTAGTAGTTATTCGGAAAACACTTTTAAATCCTTTACCCATAATTGGTACCAATACGCACTTAATGGTGGCCATTTATTGTGGTCGCAATTCGACATTTATTTAATTAAAACACCGACAGCCACTCATAAACTACAAATAACCAGCTACTACGATGAAAGTGTTACCTCTGGTAACTATAGCTTCAGAGCTGATGAAGTAACCGAACTTGTTGGCGAAGCCGCTAATGAGTAA
- a CDS encoding HAMP domain-containing sensor histidine kinase, which produces MQINSIKTKAILLLSSFTLFIGIIYSVLTVLTAYIVEDKIIEKVLLIEAKRLNQQYQKTGVLPTANIAGMTVYKTAKSLPDFVKDALKATPKAREIFTDDNNHFHLTYLKTPTAAGENFSIKPAVEPAILLANVADLLVVSNISIDVLLLFITVFFITLILATWLAYKIALHSTTPILQLTSALQAQQNNSQAIKLPILNDELGYLSRTLQSTFNDLQQALNREQEFTKDVSHELRTPLTIISNTLALSEQRAITAEDKQHIAQASEQMKSTIEVLLTLARTHTLTTEFNQYATQFSLRALLEEVILSCHANERAAQFIINIHIDNSDSKSSNNEDSDIILTSHQTLFTLLLSNVINNAINHASSAELNIYCSRKRLANTCMETRLSFQNPYQITKPVSSLQTKPPTLLNHSIGQGLFLIERIARALQLSIEIDKSHGIFTLKIQSIT; this is translated from the coding sequence GTGCAAATTAACAGTATAAAAACCAAAGCTATCTTATTACTGAGTTCATTTACGCTATTTATTGGCATCATTTATTCTGTATTGACTGTATTAACGGCCTATATTGTTGAAGATAAAATAATAGAAAAAGTATTGTTGATAGAAGCAAAAAGGCTCAACCAGCAATATCAAAAAACCGGCGTACTACCGACAGCTAATATTGCTGGCATGACTGTTTATAAAACAGCAAAAAGTTTACCCGATTTTGTCAAAGACGCATTAAAAGCAACGCCAAAAGCACGAGAAATATTTACCGACGACAACAATCATTTTCACTTAACCTATCTAAAAACACCTACCGCTGCTGGCGAAAACTTTTCGATAAAGCCCGCTGTAGAGCCAGCGATTTTACTGGCCAATGTCGCTGATTTATTAGTGGTAAGCAATATTTCTATTGACGTACTTTTACTGTTTATCACGGTGTTTTTTATCACCTTAATACTCGCTACTTGGTTGGCTTATAAAATAGCACTGCATTCTACAACACCTATCTTACAGTTAACCTCAGCACTGCAAGCTCAACAAAATAATAGTCAAGCAATTAAGCTACCGATACTTAATGATGAGCTAGGTTATTTGTCTCGGACCCTGCAGAGCACTTTCAATGATTTACAACAAGCGTTAAATCGGGAACAAGAATTTACTAAAGATGTTAGTCATGAACTACGCACGCCACTAACTATTATTTCCAACACGCTAGCATTAAGTGAACAAAGAGCAATAACAGCTGAAGATAAGCAGCACATTGCACAAGCTAGTGAACAAATGAAAAGCACGATAGAAGTATTGCTAACCTTGGCTAGAACACATACCTTAACAACTGAATTTAATCAATATGCCACACAGTTTTCACTGCGTGCCCTGCTCGAAGAAGTTATATTGTCATGCCATGCCAATGAACGTGCAGCGCAATTTATCATCAACATCCATATCGACAATAGCGACAGCAAAAGCAGTAATAACGAAGATAGCGATATCATACTGACCAGCCATCAAACACTGTTTACCTTATTGCTGAGTAATGTCATTAACAATGCTATTAATCACGCGAGTTCCGCTGAACTTAATATTTATTGTTCACGTAAAAGGCTAGCGAACACATGTATGGAAACAAGATTAAGTTTTCAAAACCCTTATCAAATCACAAAACCGGTATCGTCATTGCAAACTAAACCACCAACATTACTCAATCACAGCATAGGTCAAGGCTTATTCTTAATAGAGCGTATCGCCCGCGCCTTACAACTTAGTATTGAAATAGATAAGAGCCATGGGATTTTTACACTAAAAATACAATCAATTACTTAG
- a CDS encoding type 1 glutamine amidotransferase domain-containing protein: MWKKLLIATLVLLLALVASGAWFLSLVPVSEREKLVQSKKSDIAYLNNARAATGGKILAVVTSTNKMGDTDKKTGYELTELARAYWVFQANGFEVDIASPQGGKPPVIIDDDDMGIFDFAFLNDEAAQHKVTHSIKIADINPDDYQGVYFVGGKGAMFDFPNNLAIQQLIKQHHQSNKVIAAVCHGPAALVNVILDDGSFLVDNKNISAFSNSEELFLIPDADDIFPFLLESKLKQQGANYQAAANYLEKISWEGNLITGQNPWSVWALAEAVVTQLGYQPMPRIKSPEENTIDLLAYYQQHGFDKTQHYLQASVNIEQQQVLLLMHAIVALMEFKVVKSSDLIRLTLSIKEHIKRHTSSLARDKNNA, encoded by the coding sequence ATGTGGAAAAAACTACTGATCGCCACTCTTGTCTTACTGTTAGCCTTGGTTGCTTCAGGTGCTTGGTTTTTGTCACTAGTGCCAGTAAGCGAGCGTGAAAAATTAGTGCAAAGTAAAAAAAGTGATATTGCCTATTTAAACAATGCCAGAGCAGCCACAGGTGGAAAAATTCTCGCTGTAGTCACTAGCACTAATAAAATGGGGGATACAGATAAAAAAACCGGCTATGAATTAACCGAACTTGCTCGAGCTTATTGGGTTTTTCAGGCTAATGGCTTTGAGGTAGATATTGCCAGTCCTCAAGGAGGAAAGCCACCTGTGATCATAGATGACGACGACATGGGAATATTTGACTTTGCCTTTTTAAATGACGAAGCAGCACAACACAAAGTCACTCATTCAATAAAGATTGCCGACATTAATCCAGATGATTACCAAGGCGTCTACTTCGTTGGTGGTAAAGGCGCCATGTTTGATTTTCCTAATAACCTCGCGATTCAACAGCTAATAAAACAACATCATCAAAGCAATAAAGTCATCGCCGCCGTATGTCATGGTCCCGCAGCATTAGTAAACGTTATATTAGACGACGGTAGTTTTTTGGTTGATAACAAAAATATCAGTGCTTTTAGCAATAGTGAAGAGTTATTTTTAATACCTGATGCTGATGACATCTTTCCATTTTTATTGGAAAGTAAGCTCAAGCAGCAAGGTGCAAATTATCAAGCTGCAGCGAACTATCTTGAAAAAATCAGCTGGGAAGGCAATTTAATCACCGGACAAAACCCATGGTCAGTATGGGCTTTGGCTGAAGCGGTGGTTACACAATTGGGCTATCAACCTATGCCAAGAATAAAGTCCCCTGAAGAGAACACCATTGATCTACTCGCGTACTATCAACAACATGGTTTTGATAAAACTCAACACTACCTGCAAGCATCGGTGAATATCGAGCAACAACAAGTGCTCTTATTAATGCATGCTATTGTTGCGCTAATGGAATTTAAAGTCGTTAAATCTAGTGACTTAATTCGCCTCACCTTGAGTATAAAAGAACATATTAAGCGACATACGAGCAGCTTGGCACGAGATAAAAATAATGCTTAA
- a CDS encoding TonB-dependent siderophore receptor, whose translation MYIKASLSALILTLPINTIAQIAPDRSQTEHIVVTGTRTAKLLSDSPVLVDVINGETIAKISHGTLAQALNYIPGVVVKRSVKDGYNIQMQGFDGDHVLVLIDGQPIISPTGSSADLDQVPASNIAQIEIIRGAASVMYGSSAMGGVINIITHKSDEPALKLDYDVSQYQGNTLEDGDLNHTLKINAVESFSGWRTQLNALVIDDQGYDYDSNTVSQDAASVDKKFITVSTNKAFEDLATSIKYQWLSDEKLRDSSIIPGQNEVIFYRTEVDQQQIDLGLKSTKHPKSPWQLNARYINHQETSGQSNSLRDTNIILSEINGQKVFQFNNIELVTGAAVHADKLTQDKPAEKVIEVDNESRESVEVFVQGNWVKSDYQLLAGMRSQYDSDFGWHNALRLSAMKNFALGEGKLQWRAGIGQSYRVPNLKERFYVFDHSALGYMVLGNKDLEPETADSFNSSLTFNTTLADNKVDLRSDISVHYSKTDNLIDSIIDVEQSQETGLSIYQYQNISEAKIHGFDISTQLTFSQWKTQLNYSYLTSEDENNQRLLSRPRHQIKFNINYDIDAYDIEIIAYAVYQAGEAVPDSYQGVENNEYTTFNTVFNQAITDKLSWRISVDNIFDKHKKPTASSQNLFDARPVSSRTISAGISYKF comes from the coding sequence ATGTATATTAAAGCTAGCCTATCCGCTCTCATTTTAACTTTGCCCATCAACACCATAGCGCAAATAGCACCAGACAGAAGTCAAACTGAACACATTGTTGTTACCGGCACCCGTACCGCAAAGCTTTTAAGTGACTCTCCAGTATTAGTCGATGTTATTAATGGTGAAACTATTGCCAAAATTAGTCATGGCACGTTAGCGCAAGCACTAAATTATATTCCGGGTGTCGTCGTGAAACGTAGCGTAAAAGACGGCTATAACATTCAAATGCAAGGCTTTGATGGTGACCATGTTTTAGTCTTGATTGACGGTCAACCCATTATAAGTCCTACTGGCTCATCCGCGGATCTAGACCAAGTTCCCGCCAGTAATATTGCCCAAATTGAAATTATTCGTGGTGCGGCTTCGGTTATGTATGGCAGCTCAGCCATGGGTGGTGTAATTAATATAATTACCCATAAATCTGACGAACCAGCACTAAAGCTTGATTATGATGTCAGTCAATATCAAGGTAATACCCTTGAAGATGGCGACTTAAACCACACGCTAAAAATAAATGCGGTGGAAAGTTTCTCTGGCTGGCGTACACAACTTAACGCGTTGGTCATCGATGACCAAGGTTATGATTACGACAGCAATACCGTCAGCCAAGATGCGGCCAGTGTTGATAAAAAATTCATTACAGTAAGCACGAATAAAGCCTTTGAAGATCTAGCCACAAGCATTAAATACCAATGGTTAAGTGATGAAAAGCTACGTGATAGTTCGATAATCCCGGGACAAAACGAGGTTATTTTTTATAGAACAGAGGTAGATCAACAGCAAATCGATCTGGGCTTAAAAAGTACTAAACATCCAAAATCACCTTGGCAACTTAATGCTCGCTACATTAATCATCAAGAAACCAGTGGCCAATCAAATAGCTTACGTGACACCAATATTATTCTGTCCGAAATTAATGGCCAAAAAGTTTTTCAATTCAACAATATTGAGTTAGTTACCGGTGCAGCCGTTCATGCTGACAAACTGACACAAGATAAACCCGCTGAAAAGGTTATTGAAGTTGATAATGAAAGCCGTGAAAGCGTTGAAGTATTTGTACAAGGCAACTGGGTAAAATCAGACTATCAACTCCTTGCCGGTATGCGTAGCCAATACGACTCAGATTTTGGTTGGCATAACGCCTTACGCCTTAGCGCAATGAAAAACTTTGCTTTAGGTGAAGGTAAATTGCAATGGCGTGCAGGCATAGGTCAAAGCTATCGCGTGCCAAACTTAAAAGAGCGTTTCTATGTCTTCGATCATAGCGCTTTAGGCTACATGGTATTAGGCAACAAAGACCTTGAACCAGAAACAGCCGATTCATTTAACTCAAGTTTAACTTTTAACACCACTTTGGCGGATAACAAAGTCGACTTGCGCAGCGATATCAGTGTCCATTACTCAAAAACTGACAACCTAATTGACTCGATCATTGATGTTGAACAATCACAAGAAACAGGTTTATCTATTTATCAGTATCAAAATATCAGTGAAGCGAAAATTCATGGTTTTGATATCAGTACGCAACTGACCTTTAGTCAATGGAAAACACAATTAAATTACAGCTACTTAACCAGCGAAGATGAAAATAACCAACGCCTACTTTCCCGTCCGCGTCATCAAATAAAATTCAACATTAATTATGATATCGACGCTTATGATATCGAAATTATCGCCTACGCCGTTTATCAAGCAGGAGAAGCTGTGCCTGATAGCTACCAAGGCGTCGAAAATAATGAATATACCACCTTTAACACGGTATTTAATCAAGCCATAACAGACAAACTGTCGTGGCGAATAAGTGTTGACAATATCTTTGATAAACACAAAAAACCGACTGCAAGCAGTCAAAATTTATTTGATGCAAGACCTGTTAGTAGCCGCACCATAAGTGCTGGCATTAGCTATAAATTTTAG
- the prmA gene encoding 50S ribosomal protein L11 methyltransferase, protein MPWIQLRLSANEETAEKYSDWLSACGAQAVTFIDAKDTPIYEPLPGDEVIYWNNTVVMGLYDASHDMDKVLNYLKGIHPDKANMVYKLEQLEDKDWEREWMDNFHPMKFGQRLWICPSWRDVPDPAAVNVMLDPGLAFGTGTHPTTALCLTWLDGLDLEGKTVVDFGCGSGILSLAALKLGAKKVIGIDIDPQALQASLENAKRNQCEDRLALYLPKDQPEFKADVVVANILAGPLRELAPVIIEYVASNGVLALSGVLEEQAEQLQTIYGEFCQMDAITVQDEWVRLSGVRK, encoded by the coding sequence ATGCCTTGGATCCAGCTTAGATTAAGTGCCAATGAAGAGACTGCAGAAAAGTATAGTGATTGGCTAAGTGCTTGTGGTGCACAAGCAGTCACCTTTATTGATGCTAAAGACACACCTATATATGAGCCTCTTCCCGGTGATGAAGTGATCTATTGGAATAATACCGTTGTTATGGGCTTATACGATGCTAGCCATGACATGGACAAAGTGTTGAATTACCTAAAAGGCATTCACCCAGATAAAGCCAACATGGTTTATAAGCTTGAACAGTTAGAAGATAAAGATTGGGAACGCGAGTGGATGGATAACTTTCATCCAATGAAATTTGGTCAACGCTTATGGATTTGTCCAAGCTGGCGTGATGTGCCTGATCCAGCCGCGGTTAATGTGATGCTTGATCCGGGCTTAGCATTTGGTACCGGTACACATCCAACAACGGCTTTATGTTTAACTTGGCTTGATGGTTTAGACCTTGAAGGTAAAACTGTTGTAGATTTTGGCTGTGGCTCTGGTATTTTGTCACTTGCCGCGCTGAAATTAGGTGCGAAGAAAGTTATCGGCATTGATATCGATCCACAAGCACTCCAAGCAAGCTTAGAAAATGCTAAACGTAACCAATGTGAAGATCGCTTAGCATTATACTTACCTAAAGATCAGCCCGAATTTAAAGCCGATGTCGTCGTGGCAAATATCCTAGCAGGGCCATTACGTGAACTTGCCCCAGTGATCATTGAATATGTTGCTAGCAATGGCGTACTTGCATTATCCGGTGTTTTGGAAGAGCAAGCTGAGCAATTACAGACTATATATGGTGAGTTTTGTCAGATGGATGCTATTACTGTTCAAGATGAATGGGTACGTTTATCCGGTGTTCGTAAATAG
- a CDS encoding dienelactone hydrolase family protein produces the protein MSQKDIFAQYEYQHNPSLDISFVAIDEHNLQFSYHSFDGEVVYGQISYPKKQAEHYPVLIGISAMGRSYVRWWADSFNGNPTLTQVDKIAQLANQQGYVVVAIDARFHGKRKQESLPLSKIMNNLHLWGDRKGYLNMITNTVKDHRVLLDWLMEQTQFSVGKVTVAGYSMGGQISLLLASVDPRIDKIIAIAPPFINDKVAAVAPKNLVPNMRNASTLLMTASNDEYASQLENNLLFSLINSEKKQRIDFDSGHILPAHYVEQLLPFLATN, from the coding sequence ATGTCACAAAAAGATATTTTTGCGCAGTATGAATATCAACATAACCCGTCGTTAGATATCAGCTTTGTAGCCATTGATGAGCACAATTTACAATTTAGCTATCACTCGTTTGACGGTGAAGTCGTGTACGGACAAATAAGCTATCCAAAAAAGCAGGCTGAGCATTACCCAGTATTAATTGGCATTTCAGCGATGGGCCGAAGTTATGTCCGTTGGTGGGCCGATAGTTTTAATGGCAATCCCACGTTGACCCAAGTAGATAAAATCGCTCAACTGGCAAATCAACAAGGTTATGTTGTGGTAGCCATTGACGCCAGGTTTCATGGTAAACGCAAACAGGAGTCACTGCCTTTAAGTAAAATAATGAATAATTTACACCTTTGGGGTGATCGCAAAGGGTATCTTAATATGATCACCAATACCGTTAAAGATCACCGTGTATTACTTGACTGGTTAATGGAACAAACTCAATTTTCAGTCGGTAAAGTCACTGTTGCCGGTTACAGTATGGGCGGGCAAATATCACTACTACTGGCCAGCGTAGACCCGCGCATCGATAAGATTATCGCTATTGCACCACCGTTTATAAATGACAAAGTAGCGGCTGTAGCCCCTAAAAACTTAGTGCCGAATATGCGCAATGCCTCCACACTTCTGATGACAGCGAGCAATGATGAATATGCAAGTCAGCTTGAAAATAATTTACTGTTTAGTTTAATTAACAGTGAAAAAAAGCAACGAATTGATTTTGACAGCGGACACATATTACCGGCTCATTACGTAGAGCAATTGCTACCGTTTTTAGCGACTAATTAA
- a CDS encoding response regulator transcription factor has protein sequence MKILLVEDNQTIAKQLVEFLSAQQWQLDYAHTGKLALTLATSNIYDLVLLDLNLPDIDGLEVCQQIKAQSEKIPAILMLTARDSFDDKAAGFGFGADDYLTKPFDLRELALRCQALTRRQQLHQENTISLAKNNSHLLLKITEKSAFRDDNELKLTTVGFTILNLLMQHHPQPISRSLLIHELWGDSPPESDALKSHIYSLRQALDKPFEKALLSTVMNVGYKLSF, from the coding sequence ATGAAAATACTGCTGGTGGAAGACAACCAAACCATAGCAAAACAGCTGGTAGAATTCTTATCTGCACAACAATGGCAGCTTGATTATGCTCACACTGGTAAACTTGCCCTAACACTTGCCACAAGTAATATTTATGATCTAGTTTTACTCGACCTCAATCTACCTGATATAGATGGCCTTGAGGTTTGCCAACAAATTAAAGCGCAGAGTGAAAAAATTCCGGCAATTTTAATGCTAACAGCCCGCGACAGTTTTGACGACAAAGCCGCCGGCTTTGGGTTTGGTGCCGATGACTATTTAACTAAGCCCTTTGATTTACGTGAATTAGCCCTACGCTGTCAAGCGCTGACACGTCGCCAACAATTACACCAAGAAAACACCATCAGTTTAGCAAAAAACAATAGTCACTTACTGCTAAAAATTACGGAAAAAAGCGCCTTTCGTGATGACAACGAACTCAAACTAACCACGGTTGGTTTTACAATTTTGAACTTGTTGATGCAACATCACCCACAACCTATCTCGCGCAGCTTATTGATTCATGAGCTATGGGGTGATTCACCACCAGAAAGCGATGCACTAAAATCACATATTTATAGTTTACGCCAAGCCTTGGATAAGCCATTCGAAAAAGCGTTGCTGTCAACCGTCATGAATGTTGGCTACAAGCTTTCATTTTAA